A single region of the Fusarium fujikuroi IMI 58289 draft genome, chromosome FFUJ_chr05 genome encodes:
- a CDS encoding related to L-fucose permease has translation MSDSASTDDGGIPDRGPVVFAVTTATLVLATVFVVARIVSRTFIVRNVTWDDRVMILAWLFAFFLSFTICFGVHNGLGRHDENIDPNRLPALRRCEYVFSILYNPALMATKTSVLIFYLRLAKHTQRVLRFASWLTLAVVNIAGVILTFMNVFQCRPTQAAWDVNYDERAKCIPLLTEFICSSPVNIVTDLAILALPIPVLTGMRLPSRQKTILVLTFTVGIFVTVVDVVRIYYLQQAITAPTSTTADPQSRFGGQTDFAWNASRSLMWSAVEVNVGMMCACVPTLKPLVLKLLPSMLYDPNGTRASTPKGPNDSDTPSTGHRASIQQPPPVAQTGAQPLNANAPMSAMEFLTTPFDEPDPTRPTQRGYQSNGTFQTSTTMTSSTGTVEGVYFGFVNMTKPKSMLKCNKKQSFKYCTIVSILFLLWGISYGLLNTLNNVIAKVDNMTTAETLGMTSVYFGGGYFFGPLLVGEWILRRDEHNRSRRHKANGHDSVGGFKVTFIVGLCFYGIGTVIFWPSAVTQSYAGFMLSNFVVGFGLSILEVGANAFLILCGPPEYGETRVLMAQGIQGTGSVLSGLLAQKVFFKGIVEQSNATSMTLINVQWTYLGITLLCVALGLFFYYMPLPEVSDRELEQSTKHLPMDPQKKRGGLQLRTWSLILAVVAQYTYVAAQECFSIYFRSLMISILPNTPNTGEQATEGAGDIPNPDKPPGIALSIPDYLLIAHTAFAVSRFMAAGLAYLSVYRSRFPRPRTILTACIAGCFVFALLPVVVRPPNPNLLVIPIVLFYFFEGPIYPLIFAIGLRGQGRRTKRAAAFITMGSSGPGFFPFVMYGIIKHGGTVRTAFVVVIVLQAVCMSYSVFLQFISDAKQLVDPCPAVRDALRQPDEEMPSPMETAIVGRARRQSTMKEKSQGFLDKVSHGTKVISARFLSTRRRSSQPSIHQCEDSRDNAVS, from the coding sequence ATGTCCGATTCGGCCTCCACCGACGATGGAGGCATTCCCGATCGTGGGCCGGTCGTCTTCGCCGTCACTACGGCCACTCTCGTCCTCGCTACAGTCTTCGTCGTAGCACGAATCGTCTCGCGGACCTTCATTGTTAGGAATGTCACCTGGGATGACCGCGTCATGATCCTCGCATGGctcttcgccttcttcctctcattCACCATCTGTTTCGGCGTTCACAATGGCCTAGGACGACACGACGAAAACATCGACCCGAACCGCTTACCCGCCCTTCGCCGATGCGAATATGTCTTTTCCATCCTGTACAATCCAGCGTTGATGGCCACCAAAACCTCCGTACTCATATTCTACCTCCGATTAGCCAAGCACACCCAAAGAGTGCTTCGATTCGCCTCTTGGTTGACACTTGCGGTCGTCAATATTGCTGGTGTTATTCTCACCTTCATGAATGTTTTCCAATGCCGCCCGACCCAAGCCGCCTGGGATGTTAATTATGACGAACGCGCGAAATGTATACCACTACTTACCGAGTTTATATGTTCTTCACCCGTCAACATCGTCACGGACCTGGCCATTCTCGCGCTACCTATACCTGTCCTCACCGGCATGCGCCTCCCTTCTCGCCAGAAAACAATTCTGGTCCTTACCTTCACCGTTGGAATATTCGTTACCGTTGTCGATGTGGTCAGAATCTACTACCTTCAGCAAGCCATCACAGCACCAACCAGTACGACTGCCGATCCCCAGTCTCGATTTGGTGGCCAGACCGACTTTGCCTGGAACGCTTCGCGATCGCTCATGTGGAGCGCTGTTGAGGTTAACGTCGGTATGATGTGCGCCTGCGTCCCGACTTTGAAGCCTCTGGTCCTCAAGCTGCTCCCCTCCATGCTCTACGACCCCAATGGAACCCGCGCCAGTACACCCAAGGGCCCCAACGATTCAGATACGCCTTCAACAGGCCACCGCGCCAGTATTCAGCAGCCCCCTCCTGTCGCGCAAACCGGCGCACAGCCTCTCAATGCCAATGCTCCCATGAGCGCGATGGAATTCTTGACGACACCTTTCGATGAGCCAGACCCAACTCGTCCTACGCAACGTGGGTACCAGAGCAATGGGACCTTTCAAACATCGACAACTATGACGTCTTCAACAGGAACTGTCGAGGGTGTTTATTTTGGCTTCGTCAACATGACAAAACCTAAAAGTATGCTCAAATGCAACAAGAAGCAGTCCTTCAAATACTGCACAATTGTGTCCATCTTGTTTCTGTTATGGGGAATATCATACGGCCTGCTCAATACTTTAAACAACGTCATTGCGAAGGTCGACAATATGACCACGGCTGAAACACTTGGCATGACGTCTGTATACTTTGGAGGCGGTTACTTCTTTGGGCCCCTGCTAGTGGGCGAATGGATTCTTCGGCGCGACGAACACAACCGATCGAGGCGGCACAAGGCCAACGGCCACGACAGCGTTGGTGGCTTCAAAGTTACTTTTATCGTCGGGCTATGCTTTTATGGGATTGGAACTGTCATCTTCTGGCCCTCGGCTGTTACCCAATCATACGCCGGATTCATGCTCAGCAACTTCGTTGTCGGGTTTGGTCTATCAATTCTAGAGGTTGGCGCAAATGCATTCCTAATACTTTGCGGCCCCCCCGAATACGGCGAGACTCGCGTGCTCATGGCGCAAGGTATCCAGGGCACTGGCAGTGTTCTTAGCGGCCTGCTGGCCCAGAAGGTCTTCTTCAAGGGTATTGTGGAACAGAGCAACGCGACCAGCATGACGCTTATCAACGTGCAATGGACGTATCTAGGAATCACACTCCTGTGTGTTGCCCTCGGGCTCTTCTTCTACTACATGCCACTTCCCGAAGTGAGTGATCGTGAGCTTGAGCAATCCACCAAGCATCTTCCTATGGATCCtcagaagaaaagaggcgGTCTACAGCTCCGCACATGGAGTCTTATTCTCGCCGTTGTTGCTCAATACACATACGTGGCTGCCCAGGAGTGTTTCAGCATCTACTTCCGCAGCCTCATGATATCCATACTCCCCAACACACCCAACACCGGCGAGCAAGCAACCGAAGGTGCAGGCGACATTCCCAACCCCGATAAACCACCTGGCATCGCACTCTCAATACCTGATTATCTCCTCATCGCGCATACCGCCTTTGCCGTGTCCCGCTTCATGGCAGCTGGCCTTGCATATCTCTCTGTATATCGTTCCCGCTTCCCACGACCCCGTACTATCCTCACCGCCTGCATCGCTGGCTGCTTCgtctttgcccttcttccTGTGGTTGTCCGTCCACCCAACCCTAACCTTCTTGTCATACCCATTGTTCTCTTTTACTTCTTCGAGGGCCCTATATATCCTCTTATTTTTGCCATTGGTCTTCGCGGTCAAGGCCGACGCACCAAGCGTGCTGCCGCCTTTATCACTATGGGTAGTTCCGGCCCCGGATTCTTCCCCTTTGTCATGTACGGCATAATTAAGCACGGAGGCACCGTCAGAACGgctttcgtcgtcgtcattgtCCTCCAGGCTGTTTGCATGTCCTACTCGGTCTTTCTCCAATTTATCAGCGACGCCAAGCAACTCGTCGATCCTTGCCCTGCGGTGCGTGATGCCCTCAGACAGCCGGATGAAGAGATGCCGTCGCCTATGGAGACAGCGATTGTTGGGAGAGCGCGCCGACAAAGCacgatgaaggagaagtctCAGGGGTTCTTGGATAAGGTGTCACATGGAACCAAGGTTATAAGTGCTAGGTTCCTCAGTACTCGGCGCCGGTCTTCACAACCCTCGATCCACCAATGCGAAGATAGTCGCGATAATGCGGTGTCATAA
- a CDS encoding related to ferric-chelate reductase — translation MSGGSTHPDPVFAAKLARRQQLNYNAMIVFAAAMTAFYFTICITILLRRLCVDLGASRKPNTATAIFRRLRASALVNIMRLPSGGYTLAVFGYLVINAIVTIIYLDNDNMPLLSNMASRTGWMAIANLLIVVFLSLKNTPIVIFMAFSYERLNILHRITGYTTLIFAIVHSCSYAAVFGAQNFLQRLLAREEIFGIVSMGSFLVLGFAGAVLRTWWYELFYYLHVVFWILAVIMTGLHQPEASEKVLYVISASAGIWVLERVIRLARIIVNSTNNTVTLTPLPNGGTRVTLAKAPYGSSSGKHGFLWIPGVRAVETHPFTMVATDPLEFVVAAHDGFTRALHKCALEYPGITLKGSVEGPYGNHPDVKGYDKVMLIAGGSGASFTVGAALDMLKSLDTDAEIDIEFLWMIRKPTYFTWFAEHIETLRRDHRVSTKIYVTRASETEIVPRRQLPSGSHTSSSNTFVESDPEQDGLSHVDTTRLSLDIEKNEALQPVINASLDDIFDVGRPDVASLVEELIASTPSDKRVLVMGCGPRTLTSAIQNAAADCIVENRAGVELHLEQFGW, via the exons ATGTCAGGCGGTTCGACACATCCGGATCCAGTCTTTGCCGCCAAACTGGCCCGGCGTCAACAACTGAACTACAATGCCATGATTGTCTTTGCTGCAGCTATGACTGCTTTCTACTTCACCATTTGCATAACCATTCTTCTCAGAAGGCTTTGCGTTGATCTGGGTGCCTCGCGCAAACCAAATACCGCCACAGCGATCTTCCG GCGCCTGAGAGCGAGTGCTCTTGTAAATATCATGAGGCTACCGTCGGGAGGATATACTCTTGCTGTATTCGGATATCTAGTTATAAACGCCATAGTCACTATTATTTACCTGGACAACGACAATATGCCGCTTCTTTCCAACATGGCTTCTCGAACCGGGTG GATGGCTATTGCaaatctcctcatcgtcgtctttctctccctcaaGAATACTCCCATTGTCATATTCATGGCCTTCTCTTATGAACGCCTTAACATTCTCCATCGCATAACCGGTTACACTACTCTCATCTTCGCCATAGTGCACTCTTGCAGTTATGCTGCCGTGTTCGGTGCCCAAAATTTTCTCCAGCGCTTGCTTGCGAGAGAAGAAATCTTCGGCATCGTCTCTATGGGCTCATTCCTAGTCCTTGGCTTTGCCGGTGCTGTCCTCCGGACGTGGTGGTACGAACTATTTTACTACCTTCATGTGGTTTTCTGGATCCTCGCTGTCATCATGACCGGTCTCCATCAGCCGGAGGCTAGCGAGAAGGTTCTGTACGTCATTTCTGCTTCAGCCGGAATTTGGGTCCTCGAGCGAGTCATCCGCCTGGCACGTATCATCGTTAACAGCACCAATAACACCGTCACTCTCACGCCGCTCCCTAATGGCGGTACTCGTGTCACACTTGCCAAGGCACCATATGGATCTTCATCTGGTAAACATGGCTTCCTTTGGATCCCCGGGGTACGCGCCGTTGAAACCCACCCTTTCACCATGGTTGCTACTGATCCCCTCGAGTTTGTTGTGGCAGCCCATGACGGATTCACTCGGGCTTTGCACAAGTGTGCACTTGAGTACCCAGGAATCACATTGAAAGGGTCAGTTGAGGGTCCTTACGGTAATCACCCTGATGTCAAGGGGTATGACAAGGTCATGCTTATAGCAGGGGGTAGCGGTGCAAGCTTCACGGTTGGCGCGGCTCTAGATATGCTTAAAAGCCTGGACACAGATGCTGAGATCGATATCGAATTCTTATGGATGATCAGGAAACCAA CATATTTCACCTGGTTCGCCGAACATATCGAGACTCTACGTCGAGACCACCGTGTCTCGACCAAGATCTATGTAACACGAGCTTCAGAAACCGAGATTGTCCCCCGGAGACAGCTTCCCTCCGGATCGCACACGTCTTCAAGTAACACTTTTGTTGAGTCCGACCCAGAACAAGACGGTCTTTCCCATGTCGATACTACCCGATTATCACTAGACATTGAGAAGAACGAAGCTCTCCAGCCCGTGATAAATGCTTCCCTAGATGATATCTTTGACGTTGGGAGACCAGATGTCGCTTCACTTGTGGAAGAACTGATAGCGAGTACGCCATCCGACAAACGAGTTCTGGTGATGGGCTGCGGACCACGGACACTCACGTCGGCCATTCAGAACGCGGCTGCAGACTGTATCGTGGAAAACAGAGCTGGTGTTGAGTTGCATCTGGAGCAATTCGGGTGGTGA
- a CDS encoding related to 3-oxoacyl-[acyl-carrier-protein] reductase codes for MADTAAAPRSHRPYDSKLGIVTGGSRGIGAAVAARLAAKGCNLLLVYTTNSSTELARNLCGELSSLHRIQCIAVQADLGEPSEASSKIVEAARRLHNSYNSDKPFQIDILINNAGVSSNQHMNDERHGKIQDAEFHRVYNVNVLAPLLLTQAVAPHLPTNRAGRIVNVSSVSSSIGYQGQSVYAGSKAALEAMTRTWSRELATRATVNAVNPGPAWGDMYAAAGQTFWNINQPYVDAAPLAQYNGEPEVLAMAGTDAERFDRTVRENMGYRRPGFTTEIAGTIDMLCSEESGWTTGSVICANGGMKMSIA; via the exons ATGGCAGACACAGCAGCTGCCCCTAGGTCTCATCGTCCCTATGACTCAAAGCTTGGAATAGTCACAGGTGGCTCTCGAG GCATTGGTGCGGCTGTTGCTGCGAGACTCGCTGCAAAAGGATgcaatcttctccttgtttACACCACCAACTCGTCCACGGAACTAGCTAGAAATCTATGCGGCGAGCTATCATCTCTACACAGAATTCAATGTATTGCAGTACAGGCCGATTTAGGCGAGCCATCCGAAGCGTCTTCCAAAATCGTTGAGGCTGCACGTCGCCTTCATAATTCATATAACTCAGACAAGCCCTTCCAAATCGATATACTAATCAACAATGCCGGCGTCTCATCTAACCAGCATATGAATGATGAAAGACATGGAAAAATCCAAGACGCTGAGTTTCACCGCGTCTATAACGTCAACGTCTTGGCCCCTCTCCTCCTAACCCAGGCTGTCGCCCCGCATCTTCCCACAAACCGCGCGGGCCGCATTGTCAACGTTTCCAGTGTATCTTCGTCTATCGGGTATCAGGGCCAATCTGTTTACGCAGGGAGTAAAGCGGCCTTGGAAGCAATGACGCGGACCTGGAGTCGTGAGCTGGCTACTCGTGCTACAGTCAACGCGGTCAATCCCGGGCCTGCTTGGGGAGATATGTACGCAGCCGCGGGACAGACTTTCTGGAACATAAACCAGCCTTATGTTGACGCAGCCCCATTGGCGCAGTACAACGGCGAACCGGAGGTTTTGGCTATGGCCGGGACTGATGCTGAGCGGTTTGATCGAACTGTACGTGAGAACATGGGTTATCGAAGGCCCGGGTTTACGACCGAAATCGCCGGTACAATTGATATGCTCTGTTCAGAAGAGAGTGGGTGGACAACAGGAAGTGTAATTTGTGCGAACGGAGGCATGAAAATGTCAATTGCTTAG
- a CDS encoding related to sorbitol utilization protein sou1 yields the protein MSDLNPLNGGNFVHDNNRVVDGGSILKRFSLQGKTAIITGAAAGIGLSIAEAYAEVGANIAIWYRTSSKAEERAEELSKKYNVLVRAYQVDMRDAEAVEKAVDQSIKDLNGRLDIFVANAGIPWTKGPMIDGPLDHYRDVVQTNLDGTYFSAKAAAKHWRRQKVEGTDTNGQPLTNYTSGSFIATASMSGSIVNTPQLQAAYNAAKAGVIHLIKSLAVEWARYARANAISPGYIITEISNFVPQETKDIWKDKIPLGREGEPHELQGAYLFLASDASTYATGANFVIDGGYSAP from the exons ATGTCTGATCTTAACCCCCTCAATGGAGGCAACTTCGTCCATGATAACAATCGCGTGGTCGATGGAGGTTCCATTCTGAAGCGTTTCTCTCTTCAGGGCAAGACTGCCATCATTACCGGTGCCGCCGCTGGCATCGGTCTTTCTATCGCCGAAGCGTACGCTGAGGTCGGTGCCAATATTGCAATCTGGTACCGTACCAGTAGCAAAGCTGAAGAGCGTGCTGAAGAACTTTCCAAGAAATACAACGTCTTAG TTAGGGCCTATCAGGTTGATATGAGAGATGCCGAagctgttgagaaggctgtcGACCAGTCAATCAAGGACCTTAATGGTCGGTTGGATATCTTCGTGGCTAATGCCGGTATTCCTTGGACGAAAGGTCCCATGATCGATGGCCCTCTTGATCACTACCGTGACGTTGTCCAGACCAACCTGGACGGCACTTACTTCTCTGCCAAAGCTGCAGCTAAACACTGGCGTCGCCAAAAGGTCGAGGGGACTGATACTAACGGCCAACCTTTGACAAACTACACATCTGGTAGTTTCATTGCCACGGCGTCCATGAGTGGAAGCATTGTAAACACTCCTCAACTCCAGGCTGCTTATAATGCCGCCAAGGCTGGTGTCATTCACCTCATCAAGAGTCTGGCTGTTGAGTGGGCTCGATATGCTCGTGCCAACGCCATCTCTCCCGGTTACATCATCACTGAGATCTCCAACTTTGTGCCACAAGAGACCAAGGACATTTGGAAAGACAAGATTCCTCTTGG CCGTGAGGGCGAGCCTCATGAGCTCCAAGGTGCTTATCTGTTCCTAGCATCAGACGCTTCCACATACGCCACTGGTGCCAACTTTGTTATCGATGGGGGCTACAGTGCTCCATAG
- a CDS encoding related to phospholipid-translocating ATPase yields the protein MAGDCGTTCPASDGFYSYNPSVGGNAVLLVVFALLALAAIYFGIRSRTYLFSLALTTGLFLEALGFVGRILLHSKRDSQSHFFLFLFGTVLGPSLISVAIFIILPHILGIYGEPLCPFRPLVAGLVFWGLAAVTVLFELIGIVFTAYESNGVTRKQGAAITATGLAIQALSLMACTGLHFWFTLSLSTRRGTLDARHSQVYSSSRFKKFLLAMEMASALLIVYSFYRLVEFADGVSGDVFQNEAAFMVVGGLLPLLAAVLLTAIHPGNAFADAWAPTSPRGIKRQSRPTPVQSPTPSGHPVHHLYDPDIRKQISPTSPKHRNSAGPPELPQGSMGLPAHPKPVPRPPSPRDPNVPRKGPPAPLNLAAVRASRNSCRAEQRGYAPKDMVPDGELW from the exons ATGGCAGGCGACTGTGGAACGACCTGTCCGGCCTCTGATGGCTTCTACTCATACAATCCCAGTGTAGGGGGCAATGCTGTGTTGCTTGTTGTCTTTGCTCTCCTTGCTCTCGCCGCCATCTATTTTGGTATCCGCTCCAGGACCTACCTCTTCTCCCTCGCACTCACCACAGGACTTTTTCTCGAAGCACTAGGATTTGTTGGCCGTATTCTGCTTCACTCGAAGCGAGATAGCCAAAGccacttcttcctctttttatTCGGAACAGTCTTGGGGCCATCGTTGATTAGTGTTGCCATCTTCATAATCCTTCCTCACATTCTTGGCATTTATGGAGAGCCACTTTGTCCTTTTAGACCACTTGTAGCTGGCCTCGTCTTTTGGGGACTCGCTGCAGTCACTGTGCTATTCGAGCTTATCGGCATCGTCTTTACGGCATATGAATCTAATGGAGTCACA CGGAAACAAGGAGCAGCGATCACAGCTACAGGTTTGGCCATTCAAGCCTTGTCATTGATGGCATGCACTGGGCTACACTTCTGGTTCACCCTCAGCTTGAGCACTCGTCGAGGAACCCTTGACGCCCGGCACTCTCAGGTCTACTCCTCTTCTCGATTTAAGAAGTTCCTCCTAG CAATGGAGATGGCATCTGCTCTCTTGATCGTCTACTCCTTCTATCGGCTAGTCGAATTTGCAGATGGTGTTTCGGGGGATGTCTTCCAGAACGAGGCTGCTTTCATGGTTGTTGGAGGACTTCTCCCCTTGTTAGCCGCAGTACTCTTGACAGCCATCCACCCAGGCAATGCCTTTGCTGATGCCTGGGCCCCTACATCACCTCGCGGGATCAAACGTCAAAGCCGACCAACCCCTGTACAATCTCCCACCCCTAGTGGTCATCCCGTCCACCATTTATATGACCCCGACATTCGCAAGCAGATCTCGCCGACGTCACCAAAACACCGGAACTCAGCTGGACCACCTGAGCTTCCACAGGGATCCATGGGTCTGCCTGCGCATCCGAAGCCGGTGCCAAGGCCCCCGAGTCCTCGGGACCCTAATGTCCCGCGCAAGGGGCCACCCGCACCGTTGAATCTGGCGGCTGTGCGTGCATCACGAAATAGTTGCAGGGCAGAACAGAGAGGTTATGCACCAAAGGATATGGTACCCGATGGAGAGCTGTGGTAA
- a CDS encoding related to TGL2-triacylglycerol lipase has product MNRSVIWRNAPDLLLSRQLYRAQWHRSFACSAYLTREHDPRIKALGREISDDYAIIREKYETPKYPIVLAHGLFGFAELRLSPYFPAVEYWHGIHDALTAQGATVLTPTVPPSSSIADRATALRSALEAHAPMPEAVTIVAHSMGGLDARYMLSHLAPLPVRVAAVVTVATPHRGSAFADYLLDEEVSPLHHYLPQLYQTFEKAGLGTAAFSQLTRRYMAEEFNPSTPDQPDVRYFSYGAAVERPALLSPFRHPHAIMTQAEGPNDGLVSVESSHWGTYKGTLLGVSHLDLINWSNRVGWTVREWMGIKKNFNAIAFYLDIADMLAKEGY; this is encoded by the exons ATGAACAGATCGGTAATATGGCGCAACGCGCCTGATTTACTCCTATCTCGGCAACTATACCGCGCGCAATGGCATCGAAGCTTCGCTTGCAGCGCTTACCTTACACGTGAACATGATCCGAGGATAAAGGCGTTAGGCAGGGAAATATCTGACGACTATGCGATAATAAGAGAAAAATACG AGACTCCAAAGTATCCCATCGTCCTCGCCCACGGCCTCTTTGGCTTCGCTGAACTCCGTCTCTCTCCATACTTTCCAGCTGTCGAATACTGGCATGGCATTCACGATGCCCTCACTGCCCAAGGCGCCACCGTCTTGACGCCTACTGTGCCTCCATCATCCTCTATTGCCGATCGCGCTACTGCTCTCCGCTCCGCCCTTGAAGCCCATGCTCCAATGCCTGAAGCCGTCACAATTGTCGCGCACAGCATGGGTGGTCTTGATGCCCGATATATGCTTTCGCACCTCGCTCCGCTCCCAGTCCGCGTTGCGGCTGTGGTTACCGTTGCAACGCCGCACCGAGGAAGCGCATTTGCAGACTACctccttgatgaagaagtctCGCCACTGCACCATTACTTGCCTCAACTTTATCAGACATTTGAAAAAGCTGGTCTTGGTACAGCAGCGTTCTCACAGTTGACGAGACGCTACATGGCTGAAGAGTTCAATCCGAGCACGCCAGATCAACCAGACGTACGCTACTTTTCGTACGGAGCGGCAGTAGAGCGGCCGGCGCTGCTGAGTCCATTTCGGCACCCGCACGCCATCATGACACAGGCCGAGGGACCCAACGATGGACTTGTCAGTGTGGAGAGCAGCCACTGGGGCACATACAAAGGCACGCTCCTTGGAGTGAGCCACTTGGATCTGATAAACTGGTCCAATCGTGTTGGTTGGACAGTCCGGGAGTGGATGGGAATCAAGAAGAATTTCAATGCTATTGCATTCTATCTTGACATAGCAGACATGTTAGCTAAAGAAGGTTACTGA
- a CDS encoding related to sulfate transporter, with the protein MAPSWAKDLRRLNRNNFTTLRTAPWAEISGSLGDLGTLLPLMIALAAQGSIDLGSTLVFTGLFNILTGVFYGVPLPVQPMKAIASATIQNASPMGVVTAAGQWVGAAVLIMSVTGLLKGVVRVVPLPVVKGIQLGAGLSLILGAGSSLLQPLHWGHPALDNRVWALIAFLVLIGTQNLSRFPYALIFFLLALSFAFIQVAISHESLPWLYAWHPRFVMPHWVGKGDSPALWMAIGQLPLTTLNSIVAASALSQDLLPELPAPSVTSIGISVALMNLSSTWFGSMPVCHGAGGLAAQYRFGARSGSSIIVLGAFKLALGLMFGETLVDLLKHYPKSLLGIMVIAAGLELAKVGNSLNQGASDLWNTAAGQGPRRQRDLSDDERLERWTVMLMTTAGILAFRNDAVGFFAGMLCHGAYRLSERLTKRYSHRAFSTEHEALLH; encoded by the exons ATGGCACCTTCGTGGGCGAAAGATTTACGGCGTCTCAACCGCAACAACTTCACGACTCTACGGACAGCGCCATGGGCTGAGATATCGGGATCACTGGGCGATCTTGGCACCTTGCTGCCTTTGATGATTGCCTTGGCCGCACAAGGATCCATCGATTTGGGAAGTACGCTGGTGTTTACGGGCTTGTTCAATATCCTCACTGGCGTATTCTATGGTGTTCCTTTACCTGTCCAGCCCATGAAG GCTATTGCCTCAGCAACCATCCAAAATGCCTCTCCTATGGGTGTCGTCACGGCTGCAGGCCAATGGGTTGGCGCTGCCGTACTCATCATGAGTGTTACGGGCCTCCTGAAGGGGGTTGTCCGTGTTGTACCACTCCCAGTAGTAAAGGGTATTCAGTTGGGAGCAGGCCTCTCGTTGATCCTTGGCGCCGGATCTTCTCTGCTTCAGCCCCTGCACTGGGGCCATCCCGCTCTCGATAACCGCGTGTGGGCTTTGATCGCCTTCCTCGTTCTAATTGGCACACAAAATCTCTCCCGGTTCCCCTATGCTTTGATCTTCTTTCTACTCGCCCTTTCATTCGCCTTTATACAGGTCGCTATTTCTCACGAGAGTCTCCCGTGGCTTTATGCTTGGCACCCTCGCTTTGTCATGCCGCACTGGGTCGGAAAGGGTGATTCGCCTGCCCTGTGGATGGCCATTGGACAACTGCCTCTGACCACACTCAATTCTATCGTCGCCGCCAGTGCACTATCCCAGGATCTTCTACCTGAACTTCCTGCTCCCTCGGTGACATCCATCGGAATCAGCGTTGCGCTGATGAACTTGAGCAGCACCTGGTTCGGAAGTATGCCTGTCTGCCATGGTGCCGGGGGGTTGGCCGCCCAATATCGCTTCGGGGCTCGAAGCGGCTCCAGCATCATCGTACTGGGAGCTTTCAAGCTAGCACTGGGGCTTATGTTTGGCGAAACTCTCGTAGATCTCTTGAAGCACTACCCCAAGAGTCTTCTTGGCATCATGGTGATAGCAGCTGGTCTCGAGCTTGCTAAAGTGGGCAACAGTCTCAACCAAGGAGCCTCCGACTTATGGAACACGGCTGCAGGTCAGGGGCCCCGTCGACAACGCGATCTTTCAGATGACGAACGTCTGGAGAGATGGACTGTCATGCTCATGACCACTGCTGGAATTCTCGCTTTCAGGAACGATGCTGTGGGGTTCTTTGCAGGCATGCTCTGCCATGGAGCGTATCGTCTTTCGGAACGATTGACAAAGCGATACTCGCACCGCGCATTTTCAACCGAGCATGAGGCCCTGCTTCACTGA